The window AAAGATAAACAAGATGAACAGGATTTAGCGAGTCACCAGCCGCAAGCGGTGGACTTGTCTCCCATGGCAAAAATCTGGCATATCGTTGCGATGATCCCGCAGGGAAAAATCAGCAGTTATGGCAAAATTGCCGATTATGCGGGATTACCGGGGCGAGCACGTTATGTGTCCAAGGCACTCAAATCAGCACCCGAACATTTGTCTCTGCCTTGGCACAGAGTCCTCAATAGTCAGGGTAAAATCTCCTTCGAGAAAAATTCAGTCTCCTTTCAGGAACAGATGGAATTATTAAGAATCGAAGGAATAACAGTGAACTGCGGCAAAGTTAGTTTGTCTGAGTACCAGTGGCGTCCCGATCTGGTCACTTTAGTCATGGCAATGCCATTTTAGTTTAATATACTGATCCATAAACTGTTTACATCGCTATTTACAGAAGTGTCGGCCTCGGCTATAACCTGCTAACCGTCGATTCCGATTTTTGATTTACGCTAAACTGATTTACCCTGAACTGTGTAAGTAAGCATGCTACTCGACACTTTTTTATCAACCACTACTGAGCGTTTTGTAGTGATACAAGGTGAAAACCTGCGACCCAAGGAGCATTCTTTGCGTACCATTCCCACATTATTAGTGAGCTTAACTGCCCTCACCCAAAGTATGTTTGCCATAGCCGCGCCGACGCCGCTCACGCCGCAGACAGCCGAATACCAAGTCAACTATGGGGATATCGAACTCGGTAAAGCCAAATACACGCTGCCCAATCCAGAAGATGGGGTGTATAAGTATCGTTTTGACAGCGACCTTAGCCTGTTATTGCTAACCGATGTGCGCCACATCTTGAGTGAATTTACTCAAGAAAATAGTCAACTCAGCCCTTTGCGTTACTTACAGCAGCGCCAAGGTGTCGGCCCGAATTACACAGAGCAAACCGCATTCGCCAAAGCGCAGGGCTTTATTCATACCCGTTATAAAGACGAGAAAGGTAAATTCCCCTATGAAGGCGAGATTTTCGATCCATTAATGGTGCAATTGCAATTCAGGCTCGATATGGCAGCGGGCAAAGAAGCGCTCGACTACAAGATGGTCAAAGACAACGAACTGGATGAATACAAGTTCCATGTGATTGGCAGAGAGCGGATGAACATCGACAGTGGCAGTTACGACACAGTCAAAATTGAAGTGGTGCGTGACAATAAAAAGCGCCAAACCTTCTTCTGGATGGCACCGGATTTAGCCTACCTGCCCGTGCGGTTAACACATTTTGAAAAAGGCAGTAAGCAGCTGGATATTAAGTTACTTAAATATCACTTCGATGAAGTTGTGAGCCAAGAAAGCAAGCCGGCAGATATTGCTGAGCAACCGCAAGTACCAAAACTGCTAGGTACGACAGAAGGTTAACTGGCAAAGCATTGAGTTAAGTTAAGGAAATCAACTTAGCTCAATGATACTCAGCCTTAGCTGAACTCACACCGATAAAACCAAACCGAAGTTATACCGAACCGAATGAATATCTAACCGAGCTTAGGGCCAGCCTCTAAGTTCGGTTAACGCCCATAGCTAATGGTTCATTGCCAAAGTTCAGAACCAATATTCCTGCGCTACTAGTTCATAGCTGACAGTTCATTGCAACAAGTTCGTTGCTAATGGCCTATCACTAATCCTTGATTGCTAAAAGATGCGTTAGATACTGA of the Shewanella baltica genome contains:
- a CDS encoding MGMT family protein, which translates into the protein MASFPKDKSPLYRYLEKDKQDEQDLASHQPQAVDLSPMAKIWHIVAMIPQGKISSYGKIADYAGLPGRARYVSKALKSAPEHLSLPWHRVLNSQGKISFEKNSVSFQEQMELLRIEGITVNCGKVSLSEYQWRPDLVTLVMAMPF
- a CDS encoding DUF3108 domain-containing protein encodes the protein MRTIPTLLVSLTALTQSMFAIAAPTPLTPQTAEYQVNYGDIELGKAKYTLPNPEDGVYKYRFDSDLSLLLLTDVRHILSEFTQENSQLSPLRYLQQRQGVGPNYTEQTAFAKAQGFIHTRYKDEKGKFPYEGEIFDPLMVQLQFRLDMAAGKEALDYKMVKDNELDEYKFHVIGRERMNIDSGSYDTVKIEVVRDNKKRQTFFWMAPDLAYLPVRLTHFEKGSKQLDIKLLKYHFDEVVSQESKPADIAEQPQVPKLLGTTEG